The genomic interval CACTGCCTTATGGTGGACGGCAATGCTAATAACGACAATGGGTTCTGAGTATTGGCCCAAAACTCCTGAAGGTCGGGTGCTTTGCTTTCTCTTGGCGCTGTATGCGTTTGCGGTGTTTGGCTACGTCACTGCTACTCTTGCCACGTTCTTTATTGGTCGTGATGCAGATGATGACAAAGCCGAGTTAGCTGGAGCAAAATCGATTGAAGCGCTTCATACTGAGATTGCGGCATTGCGAGAGGAGATTCAGCAATTGTTGCATCAGACTTCAGAGCTTTGAAAATTCATAATTGCAATCACTTTACTACAACTAAATATGAGCAAACTGGCTTTTGCTCGCTATCGTTCCTATTAAGCGCAATCTCAATAAACAAAAAAGTTATCTGTGGCTAATTTTAGCTGAATCAACCTATTATTAATTGATTTTTTGTAAAAGAGCTAATTAGATAGAAATAAACCGAACTATGTTAAGAAATGTAAAACCCTCTAAAATCCTTACTAATGACCAATGACCAATGACTAATGACTGCCTTAACGAGTTAACTTTATTTGTACCAACCTACTTATTTTTCTTTGATAACACCAATCAACAGTTAACAAAGGAATTGAACCTTACTACTTTTTACTAACGACTGATAAACGAGGAAGGTTAATGAACACAGAAATATCTGCAGCTTGGAACAAGGTTGAGAACATGATTAACGGTTTCATGGTTCTGCTACCGAATATTGTTTTGGCGTTAATTGTCTTTGCCTTCTTTTTCTTTGTTGCTGGGAAAATTAAAGGACTGGTCAAGCGGTTGACTCGGAAGCACCGTCAAGCTAGAAATTTGGGATTGGTATTGGGACGGTTAGCACAGGGTGTGACAATTTTGATTGGTTTGTTTATCGCCCTGTCAATTGTAATTCCCTCATTTCAAGCAGGCGATTTGGTACAATTGCTAGGAATTAGCGGTGTGGCAATTGGTTTTGCCTTTCGTGACATTCTGCAAAACTTCTTAGCTGGCATTTTAATCCTGCTCACTGAGCCATTCCAAATTGATGACCAAATTGTTTTTAAAGACTTTGAGGGAACGGTAGAAAATATCCAAACAAGAGCAACGACAATCAGAACGTATGATGGTCGTCGAATTGTGATTCCCAACTCTGAGTTGTTCACTAATTCTGTCACAGTAAACACCGCCTTTGAGAGCCGCCGTCTAGAATATGATATCGGCATCGGTTACGGCGATGACATTGACCGAGCAAAGCAGTTGATGCTACAAGCAATCCACAGCGTAGACAGTGTATTGCAAGACCCAGCTCCTGAGGCACTAGTGATGGAACTTGCCGAAAGTACCGTCAACATCCGCGCCCGATGGTGGATCAAACCGCCACGACGGGCGGATGCTCTTGACTCGCGGGACAAAGTCATTTCTGCAATCAAGAAAAAGCTAGTTGAAAATGGTATTGACTTGCCCTTCCCGACACAGCAAATTCTGTTTCATGATCAGACAGAGGAAACAGATGGCGATCGCTCTCGTCAACGAGAAGGCTGGCCCGCAGGTAAAGGCGAAGTTCCTAAACCGCGCAGTATTAGCGGTTCGCTCAGAAAGCTAGCCCAAATCCGGGCGCAACGGGATGGCAATGGCAAGATAGATTCTCAACCTCATAACGACCACTTATGAAGAACGTCAA from Mastigocladopsis repens PCC 10914 carries:
- a CDS encoding mechanosensitive ion channel family protein; the encoded protein is MNTEISAAWNKVENMINGFMVLLPNIVLALIVFAFFFFVAGKIKGLVKRLTRKHRQARNLGLVLGRLAQGVTILIGLFIALSIVIPSFQAGDLVQLLGISGVAIGFAFRDILQNFLAGILILLTEPFQIDDQIVFKDFEGTVENIQTRATTIRTYDGRRIVIPNSELFTNSVTVNTAFESRRLEYDIGIGYGDDIDRAKQLMLQAIHSVDSVLQDPAPEALVMELAESTVNIRARWWIKPPRRADALDSRDKVISAIKKKLVENGIDLPFPTQQILFHDQTEETDGDRSRQREGWPAGKGEVPKPRSISGSLRKLAQIRAQRDGNGKIDSQPHNDHL